The [Clostridium] celerecrescens 18A genomic sequence AAACCTTACATCAAATACCAGATCCGCATCCGACGGAATCCCATACTTGAATCCAAAAGAAAGGATCGTGATATATAAATTCCGGTAGGATTCCCGGTTCACAAATATTTTTTCCAGCTCCTGCCTGAGTTCCTTTGTTAGAAGCCGGCTGGTATCAATGATAAAATCCGCTTCTTCCTTTAAAAATCCCAGCTTTACCCGTTCTTTTTCAATCCCGCTGTCGATCCTTCCGCCAGCCGCCAGGGGATGGGCTCTCCTGGTTTCCTTATAGCGCTTAATCAGTGTTTCGTCACCTGCATCAAGGAAGAGAATTTCAAAGGGTACCCGTTTTCTTGACCAATCATCAAAAATCCTGTTTAAAACCGATAAATCCTCTCCACTGCGGATATCAATCCCCATAGCTGCGTTCCGGATCCCTCCCTGATTGCTCAGGGTCAGCTCTGCGAACGTTTCGATCAGGGGTATGGGAAGATTATCCACGCAATAAAATCCCATATCCTCCAGCATCTTAAGCGCCTGGGTCTTTCCTGCGCCTGACATGCCTGTTACAATGACTAGCCTCACGTTGTTCTCCTTTGCACCGTTAAAACTTCCCCAGTGTCTTTACCTCCATCTCAAGAGCTACCCCGGAATTTTTTAATACCCTTTTTTTCACCTCTTCACACAGGTTTCTGATATCAGCCGCAGTTGCGCCGTCTTTGTTAATGACAAATCCGCAATGCTTCTCTGAAACTTGGGCGCCGCCCAGGGAAAAACCTCTTAATCCGGCCTCCTCTATGAGTTTGCCTGCAAAATGCCCTTCCGGTCTCTTAAAGGTGCTTCCCGCACTTGGATATTCCAAAGGTTGTTTTTCCTTTCTCCTGCGGGCCAGTTCATCCATCCGGTTTTTAATTGAAACCTCATCTCCATCCCTTAACCGGATCTTGGCTTCCAACACAATATACTGCTTTGGTATAATACAGCTGGCTCGGTATCCTAAAGAAAGCTGGTCAGCATGCAGCTCCCTTACTTCTCCCTCCGGCGTCAATACTTTAACAGACCGGAGAACCTCCTTCATCTCCGAACCATAGGCTCCGGCGTTCATCACCACAGCGCCCCCCAGGGTGCCCGGTATCCCGGCTGCAAATTCAAAACCGGTTAGAGTCGCCCTGTATGCTTCCAGTGCAATCCGGGCAAGTGGTGCCCCGGCTCCAGCTTTTAAAATCCCCGTCTCCTTATCCACCTGGCAGTGGTTAAAGCAGTCCATGGAAATGACCACTCCATCAAAGCCTTCATCTCCAACCAGAAGATTGCTTCCATTGCCAAGTATGAAAAAAGGCACCTCTTCCCGACGGCAAAGAGCCATAACAGCAGCAAGCTCTTTCTCATCCGCCGGAATAACAAAGCAGGCGGCAGGCCCCCCCACCCGGAATGAGGTATGCTTTCGCATCTCTTCCCCAACTTTTATATGGTCTTTATCAGCTGCACCAAGAAGTTTTTCATAAAATCCAGTCATCAGACACCTCAATCATCCTGTTT encodes the following:
- the murB gene encoding UDP-N-acetylmuramate dehydrogenase, which gives rise to MTGFYEKLLGAADKDHIKVGEEMRKHTSFRVGGPAACFVIPADEKELAAVMALCRREEVPFFILGNGSNLLVGDEGFDGVVISMDCFNHCQVDKETGILKAGAGAPLARIALEAYRATLTGFEFAAGIPGTLGGAVVMNAGAYGSEMKEVLRSVKVLTPEGEVRELHADQLSLGYRASCIIPKQYIVLEAKIRLRDGDEVSIKNRMDELARRRKEKQPLEYPSAGSTFKRPEGHFAGKLIEEAGLRGFSLGGAQVSEKHCGFVINKDGATAADIRNLCEEVKKRVLKNSGVALEMEVKTLGKF
- the rapZ gene encoding RNase adapter RapZ codes for the protein MRLVIVTGMSGAGKTQALKMLEDMGFYCVDNLPIPLIETFAELTLSNQGGIRNAAMGIDIRSGEDLSVLNRIFDDWSRKRVPFEILFLDAGDETLIKRYKETRRAHPLAAGGRIDSGIEKERVKLGFLKEEADFIIDTSRLLTKELRQELEKIFVNRESYRNLYITILSFGFKYGIPSDADLVFDVRFLPNPYYAEELRPKTGEEKEVRDYVMQHGTAALFLDKLNDMLEFLIPNYVLEGKNQLVIAIGCTGGKHRSVTIARSVYDRFKSREEFGIKIEHRDIDKDNIRKRMV